In Tenuifilum sp. 4138str, a single window of DNA contains:
- the cdaA gene encoding diadenylate cyclase CdaA, whose translation MELLPIPLFIHVRVLDIVDIVIVAFLLYQIYLLIRGTAAIKIFSGIVLLYFIWLVVKALNMELLGSILGQVIGVGVIAIIIVFQQEIRKFLLLLGSRYTTKGKSALESFLLGTDQNEVSQTNLDAIVKACKNLSETKTGALIAITRNSELEVYSQTGDIINAELSSRLLENIFFKNSPLHDGAAIIKGNKIHAARCVLPISENLNLPPNFGMRHKSALGLTEVTDALVIVVSEETGKISLADNGSIDYGISLTDLKDKLEQKLQAKR comes from the coding sequence ATGGAATTATTACCGATACCGCTTTTTATACATGTAAGAGTGCTCGATATTGTCGACATTGTAATTGTAGCATTTCTTCTTTACCAAATATACCTTTTAATTAGAGGGACCGCCGCCATAAAAATTTTTTCAGGAATTGTGCTCTTGTACTTCATTTGGTTAGTTGTAAAAGCATTGAACATGGAGTTACTTGGCAGTATACTTGGCCAGGTAATTGGAGTTGGTGTTATCGCCATCATTATTGTTTTCCAGCAGGAGATAAGAAAATTTTTATTGCTGCTTGGGTCACGATACACAACTAAAGGGAAAAGTGCCTTGGAGTCTTTCTTGCTAGGTACAGATCAGAATGAGGTTAGCCAAACAAACCTCGATGCAATAGTAAAGGCTTGTAAAAACCTGTCGGAAACCAAAACAGGTGCACTAATTGCCATTACCCGAAACTCAGAGCTTGAGGTATACTCCCAAACAGGCGATATTATTAACGCAGAACTCTCAAGCCGGCTGCTTGAAAACATTTTTTTCAAAAATAGCCCATTACACGATGGGGCGGCAATAATCAAAGGCAATAAGATTCATGCTGCCCGATGTGTTTTGCCAATATCGGAGAACCTTAATTTACCCCCAAATTTCGGAATGAGGCATAAATCGGCCCTAGGATTGACAGAGGTTACGGATGCCTTGGTAATTGTTGTTTCAGAAGAAACTGGCAAAATCAGCTTAGCCGACAATGGCAGTATCGATTATGGCATTAGCCTTACTGACCTAAAAGACAAACTAGAACAAAAGTTACAAGCTAAACGATAG
- the folP gene encoding dihydropteroate synthase codes for MEEKRSVFAPRKTLQCNGRLITIEKPLVMGIINITNDSFFSGSRYRFSHSIVRRAKQIIEEGGQIIDIGACSTRPGAKPVSERDEIKRLHKALAAIRRSYPETIISVDTFRASVAEWAVKEFRVDIINDISAGQMDSKMFETIAELNVPYILMHMQGTPENMQQNPQYENVIRDLILFFNDKIEKLKQLNVKDIIIDPGFGFGKTIEHNYTILKNLETFKLLELPILVGISRKSMIYKPLNTKPEQALNGTTVLNTLAILKGASILRVHDVKQAAETIRLLELLYAQPEFQFI; via the coding sequence ATGGAAGAAAAACGTTCAGTTTTCGCGCCAAGAAAAACGTTGCAGTGCAACGGCAGACTCATAACCATTGAGAAACCCTTGGTTATGGGAATAATAAACATAACAAACGATTCATTTTTTAGTGGTAGCCGGTACAGGTTTTCGCACAGCATAGTCCGCAGGGCAAAACAAATAATAGAGGAAGGTGGCCAGATAATTGACATTGGTGCTTGCTCAACACGACCTGGTGCGAAACCGGTAAGTGAGCGAGATGAGATAAAACGCCTCCACAAAGCGTTGGCTGCTATTCGCAGGAGTTATCCTGAAACCATAATCTCAGTAGACACCTTCCGTGCTTCGGTTGCAGAATGGGCTGTAAAGGAATTTCGCGTTGATATAATCAACGATATATCGGCAGGACAGATGGACAGCAAGATGTTTGAAACTATTGCTGAACTGAATGTACCCTACATACTCATGCATATGCAAGGTACACCCGAGAATATGCAGCAAAACCCTCAATACGAAAATGTTATCAGAGACCTCATTCTATTCTTTAACGATAAAATTGAGAAACTCAAACAGCTTAACGTTAAGGATATAATTATTGACCCCGGCTTTGGTTTTGGCAAAACCATTGAGCATAACTATACCATCCTAAAAAACCTTGAAACCTTTAAGCTACTGGAACTTCCGATACTTGTTGGCATTTCAAGGAAGTCGATGATTTACAAACCACTAAACACTAAACCCGAGCAAGCATTAAATGGGACAACGGTTCTCAACACATTGGCAATTCTTAAGGGTGCCAGCATACTTAGGGTTCATGATGTTAAACAAGCAGCTGAAACCATAAGATTACTTGAACTACTTTATGCGCAACCTGAATTTCAATTCATTTAG
- the tmk gene encoding dTMP kinase, producing the protein MALIVIEGLDGAGKSTQIDLLTKHLNTKSIPCHFLHFPRVDAPFFGDLIARFLRGDLGTIDRVDPYVVALLYASDRMDAAPMIRQWLNEKHVVLLDRYVYSNVAFQCAKLNNPHEINLLREWILKLEFDYYAIPKPNLNIFLNVPFEFTRKRLTEQRIGESRQYLQGKDDIHEKDLSFQEKVRNIYLQQQQFDPNFVVLDCTDIEGHMHKPEAISSMILDEIAKRNLLNL; encoded by the coding sequence ATGGCTTTAATTGTTATTGAAGGGCTCGATGGTGCAGGCAAATCAACCCAAATTGACTTACTTACAAAACATCTTAATACAAAGTCCATACCTTGCCATTTCCTTCACTTCCCTAGAGTTGATGCCCCATTTTTTGGCGATCTTATTGCTAGGTTTCTACGTGGCGATTTGGGAACTATCGACAGGGTTGATCCTTATGTGGTAGCCCTTTTGTATGCTTCGGATAGGATGGATGCTGCTCCAATGATTCGCCAATGGCTTAATGAAAAGCATGTGGTTCTGCTCGACAGGTATGTATACTCCAACGTTGCCTTTCAGTGTGCTAAGCTTAACAATCCCCATGAAATTAACCTGTTAAGGGAATGGATTTTAAAGCTGGAATTTGATTACTATGCAATACCTAAACCCAACTTAAATATCTTTTTAAATGTACCTTTTGAATTTACCCGCAAACGTCTAACTGAGCAAAGAATTGGTGAGTCAAGGCAATACTTGCAGGGTAAGGACGATATTCACGAAAAGGACCTATCGTTCCAGGAGAAAGTTCGTAATATCTACCTACAGCAGCAACAGTTCGACCCAAATTTTGTTGTATTAGATTGTACTGACATTGAGGGGCATATGCACAAGCCTGAAGCTATTTCGTCGATGATACTGGATGAAATTGCAAAGCGGAATTTGTTGAATCTATAA
- a CDS encoding BT_3928 family protein: MKKRVLSVARYLLAVVFIFSGFVKGIDPWGTVYKLHDYFIAFHLHFLDNLALPLSVLLCAAELYIGLLLLSGVKQKIAAWGAFLFMVVFTPLTLVLAITNPISDCGCFGDAIKLSNWGTFFKNLVFFAAAAFLFTNRRKELSRQNPIKQNLLALLLLAIAILPSVHGIRHQPIIDFRPFHIGANLLQYTSIPEGAPHDVYRTILYYQKDGVVKEFDETNYPWNDSTWTFVDSKSYLVEKGYTPPIANFTLYTEDGHNYTDSILYSKGDLILVVIPNIKYLSEPAIARFKTIQKQARDKGIKILGLTSAAGTNLANLENQHGLFFTWLQADEVMLKTIVRSHPGMLYLYNGTIIGKWHWRDIPETLLKTEQPLSFLVTASQKKWEYAIASILSLSLILILILFNRNK; this comes from the coding sequence ATGAAAAAGAGAGTTTTATCTGTTGCAAGGTATTTGTTGGCAGTAGTTTTTATTTTCTCAGGGTTTGTAAAGGGAATTGACCCGTGGGGTACAGTTTACAAGTTACATGATTACTTTATTGCGTTCCATCTCCATTTCCTGGACAATTTAGCACTACCTCTTTCTGTTTTGCTTTGCGCCGCTGAGCTTTACATTGGCTTGCTATTACTATCAGGGGTAAAACAGAAGATTGCTGCATGGGGGGCATTCCTATTCATGGTAGTATTTACACCCCTGACCCTTGTGCTGGCAATCACCAACCCTATCTCGGATTGTGGTTGTTTTGGCGATGCCATAAAGCTATCGAATTGGGGAACCTTTTTTAAAAATTTAGTTTTTTTTGCTGCGGCTGCATTCCTTTTTACTAACCGTAGGAAGGAACTATCAAGGCAAAATCCTATCAAACAGAATTTGCTTGCATTACTGCTTCTTGCCATTGCAATTTTACCTTCTGTTCATGGCATACGCCATCAGCCCATTATCGATTTTAGGCCTTTTCACATTGGTGCTAATTTATTACAGTACACTTCAATCCCTGAAGGGGCACCTCACGATGTTTACAGAACAATTCTTTACTACCAGAAGGATGGCGTGGTAAAGGAATTTGATGAAACCAACTACCCGTGGAATGATTCTACATGGACTTTTGTTGATTCAAAGTCGTATTTGGTTGAAAAAGGCTACACCCCTCCTATAGCTAACTTCACTTTATACACTGAAGATGGACATAACTATACCGATAGCATACTTTACTCTAAAGGTGATTTAATTTTAGTTGTTATTCCAAATATTAAATACTTATCGGAACCCGCAATAGCTAGGTTTAAAACTATTCAGAAACAGGCTCGCGATAAAGGCATAAAAATCCTCGGGTTAACATCGGCTGCTGGAACCAATTTGGCAAACCTGGAAAACCAACATGGTTTATTCTTTACATGGCTTCAAGCCGATGAGGTTATGCTAAAAACCATTGTTCGTTCGCATCCCGGTATGCTTTATTTATACAATGGTACAATAATTGGCAAATGGCACTGGCGCGATATCCCTGAAACCCTTCTTAAAACCGAGCAACCCTTATCATTTTTAGTAACTGCTTCGCAAAAAAAGTGGGAGTATGCTATTGCTTCAATATTATCGCTATCTTTAATATTAATTCTGATCTTGTTTAATCGAAACAAATAA